The sequence GCGCGGCGGCCAATGTCGAGGACGCCACGGTGACGCTCGCCGAGAACGAGAGCGCGCTGGTGCGCGCGGCCGCCTTGACCAAGCGCGGCATGGCGACCGACCAGTCGCTCGAGGCGGCGACCGCGACGCGCGACCGCTCGAAGGCTGCGCTTGATAGCGCCAAGGCCAATCTCGCCATCGCCAATGCCGATCTGAAATCGCAGCAGACCGACCTTGCCAACAGCACCATCTACGCGCCGATCGACGGCATCGTGCTGACGCGCTCGGTCGACCCCGGCCAGACGGTCGCCTCCTCGCTGCAGGCGCCGGTGCTGTTCATCATCGCGGCCGATCTGAGGAACATGGAACTGGTGGCGGCGGTCGACGAGGCCGATATCGGTGCCGTCAAGACTGGCCAGCATGCCCGCTTCACCGTCGATGCCTTCCCGGACCGTCCGTTTGACGCCGAGATCCGCGACATCTCCTATGCCTCGGTCACGACGGACGGCGTCGTCACCTACAATGCGCGGCTCGAGGTCGACAACAACGAACTGTTGCTGCGCCCGGGCATGACCGCCACGGTTTCGGTCGTCACAAGACAGGCCAAGGATGTGCTCACCGTGCCCGCCAGCGCCTTCCGCTATCGCCCGACGCAGCAAGCAACCCGCGCATGGAGCTTCAGCGACCTGTTCACCGGACGCATGGGCCGTCCGGGCGGCAATCGCCAGCGCCAGGCCGCAACGGCCCCGACCGACGGCTCGCGCACGCTCTATGTGCTGGAGAACGGCCGGCCGCATGCGGTCAACGTCAAGATCGGCTCGACCGATGGCGAACTGACCGAAATCACCTCCGGCCTCGACGAAGGCGCGCAAGTCATCACCGCCTCGCAGCTGCGGAGCTGATTCCGTGGCCGCCGGCGCCCCCCTCATCACCTTCGACAAGGTCTGGAAGAGCTATGGCCAGGGCGAGGCCCGCGTGCACGCGCTGGCCGGCGTCGACCTTGCCATCCGGCGCGGCGAATTCGTCGCCATCATGGGCCCGTCCGGCTCGGGCAAATCGACGGCGATGAACATCATCGGCTGCCTCGACACACCGACGGCCGGAACCTACTCGTTCATGGGAATCGACGCCGGCCGGCTCGACCGCAACCGCCGCGCCATGCTGCGCAACCTCTATGTCGGCTTCGTCTTCCAGGGCTACAATCTGCTGGCGCGCACCACGGCGGCAGAAAATGTCGAACTGCCGCTGATCTATCGCGGCGTGGCTAGCCGCGAGCGCCGCGGCCTTGCCATGCAGGCGCTCGCCCAGGTCGGTCTGGTCGGCCGCGAGCATCACACGCCGGCCGAACTCTCCGGCGGCCAGCAGCAGCGCGTGGCCATCGCGCGCGCCATCGTCACCCGGCCGACGCTGCTCGTCGCCGACGAGCCGACCGGCAATCTCGACACCGCCCGCACGCACGAGATCATGGAGTTGCTGACAAAGCTCAACAAGGAGCTCGGCCTGACCGTCACCATGGTCACGCACGAGGCCGACGTCGCCGACTATGCCGAGCGCACCATCCGCTTCCTCGACGGCCATCTCGCCTCCGACACCGTGAATGTCGAGGTGGCCTGACCATGATCTGGGAAACCGTCCGCCTGTCGCTGCGCTCGATCCGCCGCAATGTGCTGCGCTCGTTCCTGACGCTGCTCGGCATCGTCATCGGCGTCGCCGCCGTCATTGCCATGCTGACCATCGGCTCCGGCACCACGCAGAAGGTCAAGGCCGACATCTCCAAGCTCGGCAGCAATCTTCTGGTTGTCCGCGCCGGCCGCCCGGCTGGCCCCGGCGGTCCGGGCGGGCTTGACCAGGTGGTGCGGCCGCTGGCCGAGAAGGACCTCGCGGCGCTGGTCGCGCATCTCACCGGCGCGCGCGCCATTTCGCCGGCCTCGCAAAAACAGGTGCGCGTCATCTTCGGCACCGAGAGCCTGACCTCCGGCGTCACCGGCACCGACAGCGCCTATCTCGATGCGCGCGACTGGAAGCTGGTGTCAGGCCGGCCGTTCAGCGATTCCGAAACCCGCTCGGGCACGGGCGTGTGCCTGATCGGCGAGACGGTGCGCCAGCAATTCTTCGGCGCCGGCGATCCCGAAGGCGAGATCATCCGCGTCAACCGCACCTCCTGCAAGATCATCGGCCTGCTCGAGCCCAAGGGCTACACCGGCTTCGGCCAGGACCAGGACAATGTCGTCCTGATGCCGCTGCATGCCTATCAGCGCCGCATCGCCGGCAATCGTGACATCGACAACATCTACATCGCCGCCGATGACCGCACGCCGACCAGCGAGTTGCAGCCGCGTGTCGAGGACATTTTGCGCGATATCAGGCGCATCACGCCGGATCGCGAAAGCGATTTCGCCATCCGCGACATGACGCAGATCGCCGATGCCATGGCCAGCGCCACCACCACCATGACCGGCATGCTGGGCGCGGTCGCCGGCGTCAGTCTTCTGGTCGGCGGCATCGGCATCATGAACATCATGCTGGTCTCGGTCACCGAGCGCACGCGCGAGATCGGCATCAGGCTGGCCATCGGGGCGCACGAAAAGCACATCCTCATCCAATTCCTGGTCGAGGCGACGGTGCTGTCGCTGCTCGGCGGCATCATCGGCATCCTGATCGGCCTGGGGCTCGCCGGCCTCGCCTCGGCGACGCTGACCATCCCCTTCGCGCCAAGCCCGGCGGTCATCCTGCTGGCCGTCGGCTTCTCGGCGCTGATCGGCATGGTGTTCGGCTTCTTCCCGGCGCTGCGCGGCGCACGCCTCGATCCGATCGACGCGCTGCGGCACGAATAGGGCCACCCAGTCGGAAACGCTGCCGGCGCTCCAATCCGGTTTTTGCACAGCCTTCGACGCTTCCGCCCCGCCCCGCCACTGTCGCCGCGCGGTTCACGATGCTAGGCCAAGATATCTGTGATCGGGGGCGAATAGCGCATGAGCAAGAAGACACGACTGATCGTGACGATGGTCATCATCGAGGCCGCCCTGGCAGGCATCTGGTGGTATCTCGCCCGCTTCGGCATGGCCAATCCCGATCGCGTCACACCGGATTTCCAGGCGGTCGTCGGCCAGACCATGGGAATGGCCATGGGCGGCTTGCTGGGTATCGGCTTTATCATGTTCTTCGTCGCGGCCCGCAACGATCGCAAGGCGGCACAGGACAAGGCGCGCCGTTAGTCAACGCCGGAAAAATGCCACTCGATCAGCGGCTTCATATGCAATGCCAGCCCGTCCGGCAGGTCGCCGGCATGGCGGATGATCACCGGCCCGTCGATCTCCGGATCGGTTTCGCTGGCGACGAAGGCTGAGATTCGCCGCGCGATCTCATCGGCTGGCTCGTCGACATGATAGCGACGGAAGATGACGGTCCCACGCGTGGTTGACAGGGCGTGCCAGCGCACGCCGCGCCTGGCGGCCGAGAGGTCGAGGCCTGTCTCCTCGCGAACCTCGCGGATCATGTTGAAGTCGACATCGACCTGACCGTCGCGAAAGTCGTCCGGCTCGAACGAACCGGCGGCGAAATAGACGCGCCCGGCATTGACCGTGTGTGAGCCCATGCGGATCGCCACCAGCGCACTGTCGCCGGCCACCAGCATGGCATGGGCATAGGCGTGCTCGGCGCCTGAATTCTCGCGCCGCTTCCGCCAAAGCATGAAGGTGGAGTAGTTGACCGCATGGCAGCGCCCGACCAGACGGTTGTCGCGGTACGCGAGTTGCGACAGCAGCACCACCGTGCCGTCGAACAGCGCCGGCTTGACCGCTATCTCGCGCTGCCAGTTCTCGGCGATCGCCTCCGCATTTTCCCTGGCGAAAGGATGTGGGCCGGAATCAAGCCGGACGTCGATTGCATCGACCGGCAGGATGACATTGCGTGGCAGGTCGAAACTCATGCGTATCAGGTCCCAATCCTGCCTATCGAGGCCAAATCTTGCCTATCGAGCCATGTCCAGCGTGATCGCCACCGGGCAATGGTCCGACGCTTTCGGCCGATCCCAGCCGGCGCGCGGAAAGCGCTCGACTTCCTGGCCGGCCGGAAAGATCGTGCGCCAGGGCTGGCCATTGCGGATGATGTCGGGAACGGCAGTGGCGTTCTTCGCCGCCAGCCCCTTGGACAGCAGGATATAGTCGAGCTGGCAGAGATGCCGCTCTTCGGGTCCGCGCGTGTGATAGAACGTCCAGCGGTCCATTTCCGGCCGACGCTCGATGACGTTCTCGCAGAAGCCGCCGGCCGTCAGCACGTTGATGCAGGACTGCGCCTCGTCGACCACCTCGAAACGGTAGCCGTCGACATCATCGCCGGTGATCTTCACGCGCTGGCGGTAATCATTCATGTCGCCACAGATCGCCCATCGCTTGTCGGCGGCATGATCCGGCGCACGGCTTGCGCCTCGGCGATGCGCACCGGCATCGTCGCCTCGCGCCCGTCGAGCCCGTTGCGCGGCGAGCCCATCGACTTGAAATGCACGAGATAGAGCGTCAGCGGCACGCCGCCCACGGTGATGTCGACTTCCAGGCAGTCGCGCCGGAAGATGCGTTCATTGGCCTGGCTGCCGAGGGTCGCCAGTTCCGGCGTGTGCAGCCCGAACTGTTCATAGGTGACGTAGGCGTGGCTGGTCATGCGCACGAATTCGATCGGCTGTCCCTGCGCGGTCTCGTTGCGCATCATCACGGCGACATCGATGCCGCGCGAGTCATTGCCTGCGGTGGTGTATTTCTGCCGGTAGCCCTGCCCCACCATCTTGAACAGATAGCCATATTCGAAGGCCTTCAGCGCCTCGATATTGTCGACCTCCTGCATGCAGATGATGTCGGCGCGGGTGGCGGCGATCGCCAGCGCCGTCAGCTGGCGCGTATCGTCGGACTGCGCGATGGCGCGGGCCTGTTCCAGCATCTTGTATTCGGCTTCGCTCCGTATATCGAACAGCGCCAGCGTCCGATCTTCGTTGAGCTGGTTGCGGTAGCCGGAAAAATCGAACCTGTTCATCAGGTTCTCGACATTGAAGGTGGCAAGGCGCAGCGACATGCCCTGACCTTTGCCTGCAAGAGCGCCGGAACACAAGATCGCAAGACCACAAGCCAAGATCGATTGGACTGACGGCATTCGCGCCATGGTTGACGGAACCTTTCCGTTCATCCGCCGTTCAGACGCAAAGATCCACAGTAGGCCCATTCCAGGGTAGGCGTGGGGCCTTTAGCTGTTGGAGAGTGTTATGAACTCGCTCTTTTCATCCACGGTCAAATCGGGGCTTGTCGCCCTGGGCATCGTTTCAGGCATCACGGCGCCATCCGCTGCCGGACCGATCATGCAACCGGACCTGTCGCTTCCCACAAGCACGGCGGCGCCGACGGTCACGCCGGTCCGCGAAGAATGGGCGGGCGGTAATGACCGCCAATTCTCCAACGACAATTGGAGATGGCGCCGGTCAGGCAATTGGAACGGTGGTCGGCGCTGGAATGGTGGGGGCAACTGGAACGGTGGGGGCAACTGGAACCGCGGAAACTGGAATCGTGGAAACTGGGACCGCGGCGATGACTGGCGTTGGCGTCGCCATCATCACCGCTCCTATGATGACAGTGCGGGTGCCGCGATCCTTGGCCTTGGCCTGGGGCTTGGCCTCGGCAGCATGTACAACAACTACAACAACTACGATTACTATGCGCCAGCACCGCGCCGCTACTACCGCGCCGGGCGGCTTTCGAATGCCCATGTCCGGTGGTGCTATAACCGCTACCGGTCGTATCGCGCCTGGGACAACACGTTCCAGCCCTATGGCGGCCCGCGCCAGCAATGCTGGTCGCCCTATAGCTGAGCAGCAGTAAACGTAGCTAAAATGAAAACGGCGCCCTGGTGGCGCCGTTTTGCTCTGATCAAGAAGAACGGATTTCGCTCAGTTCTTGGCCTTGTCGACCAGCTTGTTCTTCGAAATCCACGGCATCATCGCGCGGAGTTTCGCACCAACCTCTTCGATCTGATGGCTGTCGTTCATGCGGCGGATGCCCTTGAAGCGCGACAGGCCGGCGCGGTATTCCTGCATCCATTCCGAGGTGAACTTGCCGGTCTGGATGTCCTTCAGCACGCGCTTCATCTCGGCCTTGGTCTCGGCGGTGATGATGCGCGGGCCCGAGACATACTCGCCCCATTCGGCGGTGTTCGAGATCGAGTAGTTCATGTTGGCGATGCCGCCTTCATAGATCAGGTCGACGATGAGCTTGACCTCGTGCAGGCACTCGAAATAGGCCATTTCCGGCGCGTAGCCGGCTTCCACCAGCGTCTCGAAACCGGCGCGGATCAGTTCGACCAGGCCGCCGCACAGCACGACCTGCTCGCCGAACAGATCGGTCTCGCATTCCTCGCGGAAATTGGTCTCGATGATGCCCGAACGGCCGCCGCCGACGCCGCAAGCGTAGGACAGCGCCAGGTCGAGCGCATTGCCCGAGGCGTCCTGGTTGACGGCGACCAGGCAAGGCACGCCGCCGCCCTTCTGGTATTCGCCGCGCACCGTGTGGCCCGGGCCCTTCGGCGCGATCATGACGACGTCGACGGTCGACTTCGGCTCGATCAAGCCGAAATGCACGTTGAGGCCGTGGGCGAAGGCTATCGCCGCGCCGTCGCGGATGTTCGGCGCGATCTCGTTCTTGTAGATGTCGGCCTGCAATTCGTCGGGCGTCGCCATCATCATCAGGTCGGCCCATTTGGCGGCGTCCGCCACGCTCATCACCTTGAGCCCGTCGGCTTCGACCTTCTTGGCGGTCGCAGAGCCAGCCTTGAGACCGATGGCGATTTCCTTGGCGCCGGAATCCTTGAGGTTGAGCGCATGCGCCCTGCCCTGGCTGCCATAGCCGATGATGGCGACCTTCTTGCCTTTGATCAGGTTGAGATCGGCATCACGATCGTAATAGACGCGCATTTTTACTTCCTTCCCGTTTCTTGAATCAGAGGCCCTGCGGCCCGGTTTTTGCTCCGAAAAGAGCGAGAAACTGCTGCGTCGCCCGCACGGCATCGCCGCCGATCGTCGCCTCAGTCAATTCCAGCCGGTCGCCGAGCAGCAGACGGATCTGCACGTCACGGGCGACCAGCCCGAAAAAGGTACGGAATGCCGTCTCGGCATCCGCGAAATCGAGAAGCCCGGCCTGGCGCCCGGCCTCGAGCACCGGCTTCAGCCGCCTGGCCAGCGCGAAGCGGCCATTCTCCAGCACGACGGCGCCGAGGTTGTCCTTGCCCGAGCCGGCATGACCGACCGCCACCCGGTTGAGTGCGATCGAGGTGTCGCTGGAAATCACCTTCAGCCAGTCGGAAGCAAAACGCTCGAGGCTTGCCGTCAACGAGCCAAGGTCGAGCCCCTTGCCGTCGACTGGAGCCACGCGCACCTTGGAGGCCTGCCACTGCACGGTTGCCGTCAACAGCCCGTCGCGGTCGCCGAACCATTTGTAGAGCGTTTCCTTGGAGCAACTGGCCCGCCGCGCCACGGCGGTCATGGTCAGCTGATCGCCCTCCTCGACCAACAGCCGCAACGCCGCATCCAGAACGGCCTTCTGCCGCTCCGTCAGCGTCTCGCTGGTGTCGATGTCAGGCACGATGTGCAACACGCTCTTCCCTCGCGGACAGGCAAGCCGATGATTCCGGCAAGCCGTACCGTACGTTACGGTTCGGCATATTGCGCAATCCGTCCTGGCGCGCAAGGGGGCGGTGCGGAAAAAGATCCTGGGCCGCGAGCGCCAGCGCTGTCATTGAGGCGTCGCGGCACAGCGGCCAGGATCAGTCAAGGACGGGCGGATCACGCAGCCGGCCGAGCAGCGCCGACATCATCTTCAGCTCATCCGCTGAAAGTTTGGCGCCAACCAGTTCGGCGATTGACCGTCCGTAGATGGCCCACATCCGGCGGCGCGTCTCGCGCCCCTTGGCCGTGATACGGATGGTCTGGCCGCGACCATCATCGGCCACCGGCAGCTTCTCGACCAGACCGTCGGCTTCGAGCCGGGCCAGCAGCCGCGAGATGTTGTACTGCGCAAACAGGGTGCGCTCGATCAATTGAAACGGCCGCAGGCCACCCTCGCCCGCCTCGGCGAGCTCGTGCAGCACGTCGTACCAGGCGAGCGGCGGCAGGCCGCTTTCCTTCAGCGTGTCTTCGGCACGTTCCACCAGTTGACGCGAAACGCGCATCAGACGGGCCCAAGCCGTGATGGCTTCCGGCGAAGGCGTGGCTTTCTCGGTCATGGCCCACCTTAGGCGATAGATGCAGATGCATCAAGCTTGACGATAAATGCATTTGCATCTATATGAATGCAATTGCATCAACATCGAAAGGCAAGCCGATGAAACACGAAATCTGCAAGGTCGCCGACGTCCCTGAGAGGGGCAGCCTGATCGCCCCGTTCTTCGGCCGCGAGGTCCATGTCTGGCGCAGCGGCGGGCGCATCCGCGCAGCCGCCAATGCCTGTCTGCATTTCGGCGGACCGTTGGACTGCAAGGATGGCAAGCTGGTCTGCCAATGGCACGGCGCCGCCTTCGACATGACATCGGGCGATCGCCTCGACGGCCCAGCCCCCAGGAATTCCCGCCTGATGTTCCTGTCGACGCGCGTCGAAAACGGCGCGCTGAACTATGTCTGGGGAGAGTGAGATGACCGACAAGCTCATCCTCGTCAGCCACCCTCTCTGCCCCTATGTCCAGCGCGCGGCGATCTCTCTGACCGAGAAAGGCGTGCCGTTCGAGCGCATCGACATCGACCTTGCCGACAAGCCGGATTGGTTCAAGGCGATCTCGCCGCTCGGCAAGGTGCCGCTGTTGCGCGTGCAGCGAAATGGCGACGAAACGACAATCTTCGAATCCGCCGTCATCCTCGAATTCCTCGAGGAGACACAGGCCAATCCCCTCCACCCGGCCGACCCCTATGCCCGTGCCCGGCATCGCGCCTGGATCGAATACGGTTCGGCCATCCTCAACGCCATCGGCCGGCTCTACTCAGCGCCGACCGAAGCCGGCTTCCTGGCCGAATCCCGCGCGCTGACGGGGATGTTTGACCGCCTTGAGGCCGAACTGGCGGACGATGCCTTGCGGAGCGGGCCATGGTTCGCCGGCGACCGCTTCTCGCTCGTCGATGCGGTGCACGGGCCTGTCTTCAGATATCTCGACGCTTTCGACCGGATCGGCGATTTCAGCATTCTGGATGGTAAGCCGCGCGTCCAGGCCTGGCGGCAGGCGTTGAATGATCGTCCGTCGATCAGACACGCCGTCGCGCCGGATTATCCGCAGCGCCTCCATGCTTTCCTGCAAGCAAAGGGATCCTTTCTGTCGAGCCTTATCCGCCGAAACGATCCGGCCACTGCGCTTCGACAAGCCCTGCCCGCCTGAACGGATCGATCACCGTGCCGGCGACCATCGAGGCCAGAAACTGCGGTGCCGGCGGAATCTTTGCGATGGTCGCCACCAGCCTGTCGCGGATGAAGGGCAGCGCCGCGGAATCCGACTGGTAGAACGGCGTGAACGCCAATGACAGCGCCTGGAAGACACGCACATGCCAGCGCCGCGCCCTGGCATAGGCTTCGAGCGCTGCCTCGATGCTCTGCGTGCGCGCCAGCGCGTGGCTGAGTGCGGCAGCGTCTAGCAGTGCCATATTGGCCCCTTGCCCGAGCTGCGGGCTGGTCGAATGCGCGGCATCGCCGATGACGGCTAGCCTGCGGCCAACCGGCAGCTCCATCGTATGGTGGCCGTAGCGCGCCAGCGACAGCTGGTCGAAACTGTCGATCTGGCTGGTGAACGCCTCGCTTTGCGGCCACAGCCGCACCACCCTCTCCTTCCAGGCGTCGATGCCGACAGCGCGCACCGCGTCGGCATCATCAGGCTTCAGGCTCCAGAAGAAGGCCGCCATCTTTTCGGCGCCCGGTTCAGGCCTGCCGATCGGCAGCACCCCGATCATCACGCTGGCCCTGTCGTAGCGCTGCAGCAGCGCGTGTTCGTCAAAGCCTTCGCCACGCCAGCCGAGCGATGCCCAGAAGGCGCCATATGCGAGTGGCCGTGGCGCGCCTGCATTGGCCACGCCCTGCCGCAGTTTCGAGCGCGAACCGCTGGCGTCGACGACCAGGTCGAACGGCCCTGCCCTTCGTCCATTGCCACAAAGCAGAACCGCCCGTTCGCCGGTTTCCACCGTCTCGATTTCGACGCCGGTCTCGATGGCGATGGCCTCACGCCCGGCGGCGCGGAAAAGCACGCCGAACAGCGCCGCACGGTGCACGGCCAGGCCGAAACGGCGGCGGCGCTGGGCGTCGTAGCGGACGTCGAGCACGGTGCGGCCGGTCGAGGCATCGGCGCCATGCAGCCGGTCGATGCGGGCGCCGAGCGCCAGTATATCGTCGAGCAGTCCGAGATCGGCCAGAACGGTCAAGCCGGTCGGCTGCAGGATCAGCCCGGAACCGACAGGCTTCGGCTCGTTGAAGCGCTCGAAAATGGTGACCCTGTGGCCGGCACGCTTGAGATAGAGCGCCACGGCCAACCCCGCCGGACCGGCGCCCGCAATTGCGATGTCGTAGGAAATGCCGATGCCCCCAAGCCGAACTGGCCGGGACAATCCTTCAGCCGCCGGATGAAATCAAGTCGCTGCCCCGGACGCTGCCCGGCCGCTCAAGTCTGCGCTGCGTCGAAACCGGCACGTGCCTCGCGCACCGCATCGTGGTTGAGTTCGGCCCATTGGATGAGATGATGCAGGGCGCCGAACATAGAGCGTCCGAGATCGGTGAGGCTGTATTCGACGCTGGGCGGCTTGGTCGGGAACACTTCGCGACGCACATAGCCGTCGCGCTGCAGGTCGTGGAGCGTCTGGGTCAGCATGCGCTGCGAGATGTCGGGCACCAGCCGCCGCAATTCCCCGAAGCGATAGGGCTGCTCGGCCAGCGCCGCCATCAGCAGCGAACTCCATTTGCCGTTGAGCCCCTGGATGACCTCGCGGACCGGGCAATCGGCAAGGTTTCCGCCGCCGGTCATGGCCTTGTAGACGTCGAGTTTGGATCTCAGATTGACGATCCGGCTGTCCATGGCTGGTTCCCTGCATGTGCCTACCTCCCGAAAAACTGCCTTCTTTACGGCGCCGGGTCAATTCCTATTTTAGCGCTGGTCTCTTTTTGAGACCAATGTACGCACTCGCCGCTTGGCGCAACGACAGGACCTCCCAATGACCGAAACCCTTCTCGTCACCGGTGCTGCCGGCCAGCTCGGCCGCGGCGTCATCCGCTATCTCATGGACACGCATAAAGTTCCGCCGGCAAAGATTATCGCCACCACCCGCAATCCGGAAAACGTGGCCGATCTGGCGGCGCGTGGCGTCGTTGTCAGGGCCGCCGACTTCAACGACGCAACCTCGCTGGAAAACGCATTCAAGGGCGCCGACAGGGTGCTGATCATTTCGACCAGCGATCTCGATCTCAAGACCGGCAGACGCCTGAAGCAGCATGAGGCCGCGGTGGCCGCTGCGAAGAAAGCAGGCGTTTCACATTTGCTCTACACCTCGATGCCCAATCCGGAGCCTGTTTCGCCAGTGCTGTTTGCCGGCGACCACTACGGCACTGAGCAGGCGATCAAGGCCAGCGGCATCGCCTATACGATCTTCCGCAACGGCTGGTACCAGGAGAACCTGTTCATAGCCCTGCCGCACGCCATTGCGTCGGGACAGTGGTACACGTCGGCGGGCGATGGCCGCATCGCCCATGGCTCACGCGACGACATGGCCGCGGCCATCGCCGCGGGCCTCGCCTCCGGTTCGACCGACAGCAAGACCTACACGCTGACCGGCCCGCAGGCCTATACGACAGCCGAAATCGCCGCCCTGGTGAGCGAAGTCACCGGCAAGCCGCTGGAGGTCATTCAGCTGCCCGACGAGGCCCTGACGGAAGGCGTGAAGGCGGCCGGCGTTCCTGAGGAGTTCGCTCGCGTCATCGTGTCTTTCGACGCCAACACGCGGTCCGGCCGCATCGCCATGGCGACTGACGCGGTCGAAACGCTTTCCGGCAGGAAGCCGCGGACGCTGAAGCAGTTCCTCGAAGCCAACAAGGCCGCACTGGCTGGTTGAAACGAGAACAATTCCAGGAAAGCTAGAGCGGCGGGAGATCTTCCTGCCGCCGCTCTACTTCTTGAGCAGGCCGAGCCGGACCAGGCTCTCGCCGGTGGCGGCCAGTGCGTCCTCGCACGAGCGTGGCGCCCAGCCGAGCCCACGCACCGCCTTGGCGTTGCTGGCATTCTTGACC comes from Mesorhizobium japonicum MAFF 303099 and encodes:
- a CDS encoding efflux RND transporter periplasmic adaptor subunit; the protein is MDQIVNLPKTESVSAIETALGLDKNGRSKTRRRGWLYALLTLIVLAAGLGLYQWYAGTPARIDFTTVPAAKADLTVKVSATGTLQPLTQVDISSQLSGIIRSVSVKENQQVKKGDVLAALDTAKLQVQIERAEASAKGAAANVEDATVTLAENESALVRAAALTKRGMATDQSLEAATATRDRSKAALDSAKANLAIANADLKSQQTDLANSTIYAPIDGIVLTRSVDPGQTVASSLQAPVLFIIAADLRNMELVAAVDEADIGAVKTGQHARFTVDAFPDRPFDAEIRDISYASVTTDGVVTYNARLEVDNNELLLRPGMTATVSVVTRQAKDVLTVPASAFRYRPTQQATRAWSFSDLFTGRMGRPGGNRQRQAATAPTDGSRTLYVLENGRPHAVNVKIGSTDGELTEITSGLDEGAQVITASQLRS
- a CDS encoding ABC transporter ATP-binding protein; amino-acid sequence: MAAGAPLITFDKVWKSYGQGEARVHALAGVDLAIRRGEFVAIMGPSGSGKSTAMNIIGCLDTPTAGTYSFMGIDAGRLDRNRRAMLRNLYVGFVFQGYNLLARTTAAENVELPLIYRGVASRERRGLAMQALAQVGLVGREHHTPAELSGGQQQRVAIARAIVTRPTLLVADEPTGNLDTARTHEIMELLTKLNKELGLTVTMVTHEADVADYAERTIRFLDGHLASDTVNVEVA
- a CDS encoding ABC transporter permease, translated to MIWETVRLSLRSIRRNVLRSFLTLLGIVIGVAAVIAMLTIGSGTTQKVKADISKLGSNLLVVRAGRPAGPGGPGGLDQVVRPLAEKDLAALVAHLTGARAISPASQKQVRVIFGTESLTSGVTGTDSAYLDARDWKLVSGRPFSDSETRSGTGVCLIGETVRQQFFGAGDPEGEIIRVNRTSCKIIGLLEPKGYTGFGQDQDNVVLMPLHAYQRRIAGNRDIDNIYIAADDRTPTSELQPRVEDILRDIRRITPDRESDFAIRDMTQIADAMASATTTMTGMLGAVAGVSLLVGGIGIMNIMLVSVTERTREIGIRLAIGAHEKHILIQFLVEATVLSLLGGIIGILIGLGLAGLASATLTIPFAPSPAVILLAVGFSALIGMVFGFFPALRGARLDPIDALRHE
- a CDS encoding BA14K family protein, with amino-acid sequence MNSLFSSTVKSGLVALGIVSGITAPSAAGPIMQPDLSLPTSTAAPTVTPVREEWAGGNDRQFSNDNWRWRRSGNWNGGRRWNGGGNWNGGGNWNRGNWNRGNWDRGDDWRWRRHHHRSYDDSAGAAILGLGLGLGLGSMYNNYNNYDYYAPAPRRYYRAGRLSNAHVRWCYNRYRSYRAWDNTFQPYGGPRQQCWSPYS
- the ilvC gene encoding ketol-acid reductoisomerase → MRVYYDRDADLNLIKGKKVAIIGYGSQGRAHALNLKDSGAKEIAIGLKAGSATAKKVEADGLKVMSVADAAKWADLMMMATPDELQADIYKNEIAPNIRDGAAIAFAHGLNVHFGLIEPKSTVDVVMIAPKGPGHTVRGEYQKGGGVPCLVAVNQDASGNALDLALSYACGVGGGRSGIIETNFREECETDLFGEQVVLCGGLVELIRAGFETLVEAGYAPEMAYFECLHEVKLIVDLIYEGGIANMNYSISNTAEWGEYVSGPRIITAETKAEMKRVLKDIQTGKFTSEWMQEYRAGLSRFKGIRRMNDSHQIEEVGAKLRAMMPWISKNKLVDKAKN
- a CDS encoding TetR/AcrR family transcriptional regulator; this translates as MLHIVPDIDTSETLTERQKAVLDAALRLLVEEGDQLTMTAVARRASCSKETLYKWFGDRDGLLTATVQWQASKVRVAPVDGKGLDLGSLTASLERFASDWLKVISSDTSIALNRVAVGHAGSGKDNLGAVVLENGRFALARRLKPVLEAGRQAGLLDFADAETAFRTFFGLVARDVQIRLLLGDRLELTEATIGGDAVRATQQFLALFGAKTGPQGL
- a CDS encoding MarR family winged helix-turn-helix transcriptional regulator — protein: MTEKATPSPEAITAWARLMRVSRQLVERAEDTLKESGLPPLAWYDVLHELAEAGEGGLRPFQLIERTLFAQYNISRLLARLEADGLVEKLPVADDGRGQTIRITAKGRETRRRMWAIYGRSIAELVGAKLSADELKMMSALLGRLRDPPVLD
- a CDS encoding Rieske (2Fe-2S) protein, which encodes MKHEICKVADVPERGSLIAPFFGREVHVWRSGGRIRAAANACLHFGGPLDCKDGKLVCQWHGAAFDMTSGDRLDGPAPRNSRLMFLSTRVENGALNYVWGE
- a CDS encoding glutathione S-transferase family protein codes for the protein MTDKLILVSHPLCPYVQRAAISLTEKGVPFERIDIDLADKPDWFKAISPLGKVPLLRVQRNGDETTIFESAVILEFLEETQANPLHPADPYARARHRAWIEYGSAILNAIGRLYSAPTEAGFLAESRALTGMFDRLEAELADDALRSGPWFAGDRFSLVDAVHGPVFRYLDAFDRIGDFSILDGKPRVQAWRQALNDRPSIRHAVAPDYPQRLHAFLQAKGSFLSSLIRRNDPATALRQALPA
- a CDS encoding FAD-dependent oxidoreductase, translated to MSRPVRLGGIGISYDIAIAGAGPAGLAVALYLKRAGHRVTIFERFNEPKPVGSGLILQPTGLTVLADLGLLDDILALGARIDRLHGADASTGRTVLDVRYDAQRRRRFGLAVHRAALFGVLFRAAGREAIAIETGVEIETVETGERAVLLCGNGRRAGPFDLVVDASGSRSKLRQGVANAGAPRPLAYGAFWASLGWRGEGFDEHALLQRYDRASVMIGVLPIGRPEPGAEKMAAFFWSLKPDDADAVRAVGIDAWKERVVRLWPQSEAFTSQIDSFDQLSLARYGHHTMELPVGRRLAVIGDAAHSTSPQLGQGANMALLDAAALSHALARTQSIEAALEAYARARRWHVRVFQALSLAFTPFYQSDSAALPFIRDRLVATIAKIPPAPQFLASMVAGTVIDPFRRAGLVEAQWPDRFGG
- a CDS encoding winged helix-turn-helix transcriptional regulator: MDSRIVNLRSKLDVYKAMTGGGNLADCPVREVIQGLNGKWSSLLMAALAEQPYRFGELRRLVPDISQRMLTQTLHDLQRDGYVRREVFPTKPPSVEYSLTDLGRSMFGALHHLIQWAELNHDAVREARAGFDAAQT